In Sinorhizobium numidicum, the following proteins share a genomic window:
- a CDS encoding SfnB family sulfur acquisition oxidoreductase, translated as MGTVSQFAEKPRPMAHRIESEEEALSVATQLAAQVAARASERDLERVLPYEELDQLAQSGLLAISIPSEYEGIDVSNAVLAEVTAILSEADSSIGQIPQSHFYILEALRQDGTEEQKKFFFARALAGDRFANALSETGTRTAGHYDTRITEDGAGYRINGRKYYSTGVLFADWIAIFALDAADEITMSFVPRGTEGIQIIDDWDSFGQRVTGSGTTLLQNVYVNAGSVVRHHLGFEQPATIGSVGQIIHAGVDLGIARAAFRETVDFVRNRARPWMDSGMERASEDPLTIAKVGEIAIRLEAAAAVIEHAGRKVDIAQIEPTEEHATEASLAVAAAKVLTTEVALEATNTLFELAGTASTKVALNLDRHWRNARTHTLNDPVRWKYHVVGNYHLNGVRPPRNGTL; from the coding sequence ATGGGAACCGTCTCGCAATTCGCCGAGAAACCCAGGCCGATGGCGCACCGGATCGAAAGCGAAGAAGAGGCCTTGTCGGTCGCAACGCAGCTCGCTGCGCAAGTTGCCGCGCGCGCGAGCGAACGCGACCTGGAGCGGGTCCTTCCTTATGAAGAGCTCGACCAGCTTGCGCAGTCCGGTCTCTTGGCCATCAGCATTCCCTCAGAGTATGAGGGCATCGACGTCTCCAACGCGGTGCTTGCCGAAGTGACGGCCATCCTTTCGGAAGCAGACAGCTCGATCGGACAGATCCCGCAAAGCCACTTCTACATTCTCGAGGCGCTTCGGCAGGATGGCACGGAGGAGCAGAAGAAATTCTTCTTCGCCCGGGCGCTCGCCGGCGACCGGTTCGCCAATGCGCTTTCGGAGACCGGCACCAGGACCGCCGGCCACTACGACACCCGTATCACCGAAGATGGCGCCGGCTATCGCATCAACGGCCGCAAATATTATTCGACCGGCGTTCTCTTCGCCGACTGGATTGCAATCTTCGCGCTTGATGCCGCCGATGAGATCACCATGTCCTTCGTTCCGCGCGGCACGGAAGGCATCCAGATCATCGACGATTGGGACAGTTTTGGCCAGCGCGTCACCGGCAGCGGCACAACCCTCTTGCAAAATGTCTATGTAAATGCGGGTTCCGTCGTCAGGCACCATCTCGGCTTCGAACAGCCGGCGACGATCGGCTCCGTCGGCCAGATCATTCACGCCGGCGTCGATCTTGGCATCGCCCGCGCCGCTTTCCGCGAAACCGTCGATTTCGTGCGCAACAGGGCGCGCCCCTGGATGGATAGCGGCATGGAGCGCGCATCGGAGGATCCATTGACGATCGCCAAGGTCGGCGAGATCGCCATACGTCTGGAGGCCGCAGCAGCCGTCATCGAGCATGCCGGCCGAAAGGTCGATATCGCCCAGATCGAGCCGACGGAGGAACACGCGACGGAAGCAAGTCTCGCCGTCGCTGCCGCCAAAGTGCTGACGACCGAAGTCGCGCTCGAGGCCACGAACACGCTCTTCGAACTTGCCGGCACCGCGTCGACGAAGGTGGCGCTCAATCTCGATCGCCATTGGCGCAATGCGCGCACCCACACCCTTAATGATCCGGTGCGCTGGAAATACCACGTCGTCGGCAATTATCACCTCAACGGCGTCAGGCCGCCCCGCAACGGCACGCTGTGA
- a CDS encoding RrF2 family transcriptional regulator, whose translation MLTKKGKYGLKAMVDLAQLQPGETAFITDIAVRNNLPKKFLDTIMLELRNAGFLRSKKGPGGGYSLARRASEIRVGQVIRTLDGPLAPIRCASRTAYEACDDCSDPETCHVRRSMIVVRDAMAGILDNMTLEQFAASEQQIVAPLRSEAS comes from the coding sequence ATGCTGACAAAAAAAGGAAAATACGGTCTGAAGGCGATGGTCGACCTCGCCCAACTGCAGCCAGGCGAGACGGCCTTCATTACTGATATCGCCGTTCGCAACAACTTACCAAAGAAGTTCCTCGACACGATTATGCTGGAACTCAGAAATGCTGGATTTCTGCGCTCGAAGAAGGGCCCCGGTGGCGGCTATTCGCTGGCGCGCCGAGCCTCCGAGATTCGCGTCGGCCAGGTGATCCGCACTCTCGATGGCCCGCTGGCGCCAATTCGTTGCGCCAGCCGCACGGCTTACGAAGCCTGTGACGACTGTTCGGACCCGGAAACCTGTCATGTACGACGGTCGATGATTGTCGTGCGGGATGCCATGGCCGGCATCCTCGACAATATGACGCTCGAGCAGTTTGCGGCCAGCGAGCAACAAATTGTGGCGCCGCTTCGCAGCGAAGCCAGTTGA
- a CDS encoding ABC transporter ATP-binding protein produces MVSLALKDVGATYGRRTVLSGVNTGVLRGGGLTAVIGPNAAGKSTLFKRIAGLAAGPGLVHLSDTAKGREAICYMPQDTGANAVLTVYESVLLSAKQGSGWKVKDGELTEIDRALSALRIDDLAFRGLGELSGGQRQLVSIAQALVRKPEVLLMDEPTSALDLFRQIEVLGFMKRLAAHSGMAVLIALHDLNHALRYCDDTVVISGGSVVASGPTHAFITAEMLKNVYRVEARIEACSLGRPVVIVDESISSA; encoded by the coding sequence ATGGTAAGCCTCGCGCTCAAAGATGTCGGCGCGACCTACGGACGGCGCACCGTGCTGTCCGGCGTCAACACGGGAGTGCTGAGAGGCGGTGGCCTGACCGCCGTCATCGGTCCGAATGCCGCCGGAAAGTCGACGCTCTTCAAGCGCATCGCGGGACTTGCCGCCGGTCCCGGCCTCGTCCACCTCTCGGACACGGCCAAAGGTCGCGAGGCGATCTGCTACATGCCGCAGGATACCGGCGCCAACGCGGTGCTGACCGTCTATGAGTCGGTGCTGCTTTCGGCGAAGCAGGGTTCCGGCTGGAAGGTGAAGGATGGCGAACTTACGGAAATCGATCGGGCGCTTTCGGCGCTCCGGATCGATGATCTGGCGTTTCGTGGCCTCGGCGAACTCTCCGGCGGCCAGCGCCAGCTCGTCTCGATTGCGCAGGCGCTGGTGCGCAAGCCGGAAGTCCTGCTGATGGACGAGCCCACATCGGCGCTCGACCTCTTCCGCCAGATCGAGGTGCTCGGCTTCATGAAGCGGCTGGCTGCGCATTCGGGCATGGCTGTGCTGATTGCGTTGCATGACCTGAACCACGCGCTTCGCTATTGCGACGATACGGTGGTGATCAGCGGCGGCTCGGTGGTCGCGAGCGGCCCGACGCACGCGTTCATTACCGCTGAGATGTTGAAAAACGTCTACCGCGTCGAAGCCCGGATCGAAGCCTGCTCGCTCGGCCGCCCCGTGGTCATCGTAGACGAATCCATCAGCTCTGCTTGA
- a CDS encoding FecCD family ABC transporter permease has translation MMVAVVDDMPAAEGRGRYRALVLRRLLMLSCLVAALFVSVSVDMALGPANYPLADVLTALFQSQTVSDQLRVVIWDIRMPIALMAVTVGASLSVAGAQMQTILANPLASPFTLGISAAAGFGAALGLVAGVAIFPLAVHYMVPINAFLMAMVAALFIHFASTMRGVTVETIVLLGIALVFTFNAALSLLEYLASEQALAAVVFWTMGSLTKATWPKVWITGAVLVVSVPLFARHAWALTALRLGDDKAASFGINVRRLRLETMLTVSLLAAIPVSFVGTIGFVGLVGPHIARMLVGEDQRFFLPASVLCGALLLSVTSVVSKMLIPGAVLPIGVITALVGVPFFFALIFTNRRRSW, from the coding sequence ATGATGGTTGCAGTCGTTGATGATATGCCGGCTGCCGAGGGGCGCGGCCGTTACCGCGCCCTCGTGTTGCGCCGGCTGCTCATGCTTTCCTGTCTTGTCGCGGCGCTCTTCGTGTCGGTTTCGGTCGACATGGCGCTCGGGCCCGCCAATTATCCGCTTGCCGATGTCCTGACGGCGCTGTTCCAGTCTCAAACGGTCAGCGATCAACTACGCGTCGTGATCTGGGATATCCGCATGCCGATCGCGCTGATGGCCGTCACCGTCGGCGCCTCGCTGTCGGTGGCGGGCGCGCAGATGCAGACCATCCTTGCCAATCCGCTGGCCAGCCCCTTCACGCTCGGTATTTCGGCCGCTGCCGGCTTTGGGGCCGCTCTCGGTCTTGTTGCGGGTGTCGCAATCTTTCCGTTGGCCGTTCACTACATGGTGCCGATCAACGCCTTTCTGATGGCGATGGTGGCAGCACTCTTCATCCATTTCGCTTCGACCATGCGTGGCGTGACAGTCGAAACGATCGTCCTTCTCGGTATCGCCCTCGTCTTCACCTTCAATGCCGCATTGTCGCTACTGGAGTATCTCGCATCGGAGCAGGCGCTGGCGGCTGTCGTGTTCTGGACCATGGGTAGCCTCACAAAGGCGACCTGGCCTAAGGTCTGGATCACCGGCGCCGTTCTGGTCGTCTCGGTGCCGCTCTTTGCTCGGCACGCCTGGGCGTTGACGGCACTTCGGCTCGGCGACGATAAGGCAGCAAGCTTCGGCATCAATGTCCGTCGGCTGCGGCTGGAAACGATGCTGACGGTGAGCCTGCTTGCGGCAATCCCCGTCTCCTTCGTCGGCACCATCGGCTTCGTAGGCCTCGTCGGGCCTCACATCGCCCGCATGCTGGTTGGCGAAGACCAGCGTTTCTTCCTGCCCGCCTCTGTCCTTTGCGGTGCGCTGTTGCTCTCCGTGACCTCCGTCGTCAGCAAGATGCTCATTCCGGGCGCCGTGCTGCCGATCGGCGTCATCACCGCGCTCGTCGGCGTCCCCTTCTTCTTTGCGCTGATTTTCACCAACAGGAGACGGTCATGGTAA
- a CDS encoding ABC transporter substrate-binding protein yields the protein MRLFNRAALAAAGFGVLWSTAVFAETVKVKDVTGRDVEVNVPVEHVILGEGRQIYFLGALDREEPFKRVVGWRDDLAKADPESYAAYLAKYPEIAKLPTFGGMKDGTFDIEQAVALKPDVVLMNIDAKTATEEAGYVEKLQKVGIPLVYVDFREKPMENTEPSMRLMGKLLGKEEKAEEFIKFRADNIAKVTDVLAKADAKKPLVFVERAGGYSDDCCMSFGNENFGKMVEFAGGVNMAKDIIPGTFGTVNPEQVIAANPDQIIITGGNWEGYVPGGAWVGVGYGADEAEAVRKLENLTKRPAFTGVKAVSDSNVHAIWHQFYNNPYQFVAIQQIAKWLHPDLFTDLDPEATFKELHERFLPLPYKSGYFVSLNVGQ from the coding sequence ATGAGGCTTTTCAACAGGGCGGCCTTGGCCGCCGCGGGTTTTGGCGTGCTTTGGTCGACCGCGGTGTTCGCTGAAACGGTCAAAGTGAAGGATGTCACCGGCCGCGATGTCGAAGTCAATGTGCCGGTGGAGCATGTCATACTCGGCGAAGGGCGCCAGATCTATTTCCTCGGTGCGCTCGACAGGGAAGAGCCGTTCAAGCGGGTCGTTGGCTGGCGCGACGATCTGGCGAAGGCGGACCCGGAAAGCTATGCCGCCTATCTCGCAAAGTACCCCGAGATCGCCAAACTGCCGACCTTCGGCGGCATGAAGGACGGCACGTTTGACATCGAGCAGGCGGTCGCGCTGAAGCCCGATGTCGTCCTGATGAACATCGATGCGAAGACGGCCACGGAAGAGGCGGGCTACGTCGAAAAGCTCCAAAAAGTTGGCATTCCGCTCGTCTATGTCGATTTTCGCGAGAAGCCGATGGAAAACACCGAGCCGAGCATGCGCCTCATGGGCAAACTGCTCGGCAAGGAAGAGAAAGCCGAGGAGTTCATCAAGTTCCGCGCCGATAACATTGCCAAGGTGACGGATGTTCTGGCCAAGGCCGACGCGAAGAAGCCGCTCGTCTTCGTCGAGCGCGCCGGCGGTTATTCCGACGATTGCTGCATGTCCTTCGGCAACGAGAACTTCGGCAAGATGGTCGAGTTCGCCGGCGGCGTGAATATGGCCAAGGACATCATTCCTGGCACGTTCGGGACGGTCAATCCAGAGCAGGTCATTGCTGCGAACCCGGATCAGATCATCATCACCGGCGGCAACTGGGAGGGCTATGTGCCTGGCGGAGCATGGGTCGGGGTTGGCTATGGCGCCGATGAGGCCGAAGCGGTGCGCAAGCTGGAGAACCTGACGAAGCGCCCGGCCTTCACAGGCGTCAAGGCGGTCAGCGACAGCAACGTTCATGCGATCTGGCACCAGTTCTACAACAATCCCTACCAGTTCGTCGCCATCCAGCAGATCGCCAAATGGCTGCATCCGGATCTGTTCACGGACCTCGACCCCGAGGCGACGTTCAAGGAACTGCACGAGCGTTTCCTGCCACTCCCCTACAAGAGCGGCTACTTCGTCTCCCTGAATGTCGGCCAGTGA
- a CDS encoding class I SAM-dependent methyltransferase — protein MSEVAERRNYDLRDEIKAYWSERAATFDLSPGHEIFSEDERAAWHRLFLRHLGEGAGRAALDLASGTGVVSHLLDDLGFKVTGLDWAEPMLDRARKKARDRRRKISFRIGDAENTMESDDRYDVIVNRHLVWTLVDPAAAFAEWLRVLKPGGRLLIVDGDFVNTSALERFFSKLSTWGQRAGIFKADTPSGSREMMETHRSILSRVHFSQGARAEAVAELLETVGFIGVEIDTDLSDIHRTQAKNWNIFKGLARKSQHRYAICATKPSAAA, from the coding sequence ATGAGCGAAGTGGCAGAGCGCCGAAACTATGATCTTCGTGACGAAATCAAGGCTTATTGGTCCGAGCGTGCTGCCACCTTCGACCTCTCGCCCGGGCACGAAATTTTCTCCGAGGACGAGCGCGCCGCCTGGCATCGGCTGTTCCTGCGCCACCTTGGAGAGGGCGCCGGCCGCGCGGCGCTCGATCTTGCGAGCGGAACCGGAGTGGTCTCGCACCTGCTCGATGATCTCGGCTTCAAGGTTACCGGTCTCGACTGGGCCGAACCCATGCTCGACCGGGCGCGCAAGAAAGCGAGGGATCGGAGGCGCAAGATTTCCTTTCGCATCGGCGACGCGGAAAACACGATGGAATCGGACGATCGCTACGACGTCATCGTCAATCGGCATCTGGTCTGGACGCTGGTCGACCCGGCGGCAGCCTTTGCCGAGTGGCTGCGAGTGCTTAAACCCGGCGGCAGGTTGCTGATCGTCGACGGTGATTTCGTCAACACGAGCGCCCTGGAGCGGTTCTTTTCGAAGCTCAGCACCTGGGGCCAGCGCGCCGGGATCTTCAAGGCGGACACGCCCTCGGGTTCGCGAGAGATGATGGAGACCCATCGCAGCATTCTCTCCCGCGTTCACTTTTCCCAAGGCGCGCGCGCCGAGGCGGTCGCCGAACTCCTTGAAACGGTCGGTTTCATCGGCGTGGAAATCGACACCGACTTGAGCGACATTCACCGGACACAGGCGAAGAACTGGAACATTTTCAAGGGGCTTGCCCGAAAGAGCCAGCATCGTTACGCGATCTGCGCCACCAAGCCGTCAGCCGCGGCCTGA
- a CDS encoding ATP-dependent helicase: MNAAHLEKLNDRQRSAVEHGVGLPNGAIGGPLLIIAGAGSGKTNTLAHRVAHLIINGADPRRILLMTFSRRAAAEMGRRVERICAQVLAGKAGIMADALAWAGTFHGIGARLLREYAGEIGIDPDFTIHDREDSADLMNLVRHELGFSKTEGRFPTKGTCLAIYSRAVNSEQPLDEVLRAFFPWCAAWDKQLRELFSTYVEAKQAQNVLDYDDLLLYWAQMMGDAVLAEEVGERFDHVLVDEYQDTNRLQASILTALKPGGRGLTVVGDDAQSIYSFRAATVRNILDFPNEFSPAADIITLDRNYRSTQPILAAANGVIDLARERFTKNLWTERESAERPRLVTVRDEASQANYIIDQVLENRESGTLLKQQAVLFRTSHHSGPLEVELTRRNIPFVKYGGLKFLDSAHVKDILAVLRFAQNPRDRVAGFRLMQLLPGVGPQTASRALDAMAADPEPLTALCAMPAPPRSGDDWTFFVDMLQGLRSRGAGWPAEIGEARNWYEPHLLRIHEDAEVRKADLLQLEQIAAGYSSRERFLTELTLDPPDATSDQSGVPLLDEDYLILSTIHSAKGQEWKSVFVLNCVDGCIPSDLGVGSTSEIEEERRLLYVAMTRAKDSLHLITPQRFFTHGQNAQGDRHVYASRTRFIPATLLQFFECSAWPAATASAAGQRDARQIRIDVGARMRGMWR, encoded by the coding sequence ATGAACGCGGCGCATCTGGAGAAACTAAACGACCGGCAGCGCAGCGCTGTCGAGCATGGCGTCGGACTGCCGAACGGGGCGATCGGCGGACCGCTCCTGATTATCGCCGGCGCCGGGTCGGGCAAGACGAACACGCTGGCGCACCGTGTGGCACATCTGATCATCAACGGTGCCGATCCGCGCCGCATCCTCTTGATGACCTTCTCTCGTCGTGCGGCGGCCGAGATGGGTCGGAGGGTCGAGCGCATCTGCGCACAGGTTCTCGCCGGTAAGGCCGGCATCATGGCCGACGCGCTTGCTTGGGCGGGAACATTCCATGGTATCGGCGCACGGCTCTTGCGCGAATATGCCGGCGAGATCGGTATCGATCCGGACTTCACCATCCATGACCGGGAGGATAGCGCCGATCTAATGAATCTCGTCCGTCATGAGCTCGGCTTCTCGAAGACGGAGGGCCGCTTTCCGACGAAGGGCACCTGCCTCGCGATCTATTCCCGAGCGGTAAATTCCGAACAGCCGCTCGATGAGGTTCTGCGCGCGTTCTTTCCCTGGTGTGCCGCCTGGGACAAGCAATTGCGTGAACTGTTTTCCACCTACGTGGAGGCAAAGCAGGCGCAGAACGTTCTCGATTACGATGACCTGCTGCTCTATTGGGCACAGATGATGGGCGACGCCGTATTGGCCGAGGAAGTCGGCGAACGCTTCGACCATGTGCTGGTCGATGAATATCAGGACACCAACCGGCTGCAGGCTTCGATCTTGACGGCGCTCAAGCCCGGTGGCCGCGGCCTGACCGTCGTTGGCGATGACGCCCAGTCGATCTATTCGTTTCGGGCCGCGACAGTGCGCAACATTCTCGATTTCCCGAACGAATTCAGCCCCGCCGCCGACATCATCACCCTCGACCGGAATTACCGCTCGACACAGCCGATACTCGCGGCTGCCAATGGCGTGATCGATCTGGCGCGCGAGCGCTTCACCAAGAACCTCTGGACTGAGCGCGAATCCGCCGAAAGACCGCGGCTGGTGACGGTGCGTGATGAGGCGAGCCAAGCAAATTACATCATCGATCAGGTGCTGGAAAACCGCGAGAGCGGCACGCTGCTGAAGCAACAGGCAGTGCTCTTTCGCACGTCACACCACAGCGGGCCGCTGGAAGTGGAACTGACCCGCCGCAACATTCCCTTCGTCAAATACGGCGGGCTTAAATTCCTGGACAGCGCCCATGTTAAGGACATTCTGGCGGTGCTCAGGTTTGCGCAGAACCCGCGGGACCGCGTGGCGGGCTTTCGGCTGATGCAACTGCTGCCGGGCGTAGGTCCGCAGACGGCAAGCCGAGCGCTCGATGCTATGGCGGCCGACCCGGAGCCGCTGACGGCCCTTTGCGCAATGCCTGCCCCGCCGCGTTCAGGCGATGACTGGACGTTCTTTGTCGATATGCTTCAGGGCCTGCGCTCCCGCGGTGCCGGCTGGCCGGCCGAGATCGGCGAGGCGCGCAACTGGTATGAACCGCATCTCCTACGCATTCACGAGGATGCGGAGGTACGCAAGGCGGATTTGCTGCAACTCGAGCAAATCGCTGCCGGCTATTCCTCGCGCGAAAGATTCTTGACCGAGCTTACTCTCGATCCGCCCGATGCGACCAGCGACCAATCGGGCGTGCCGCTCCTCGACGAGGACTATCTGATCCTCTCGACCATCCATTCGGCCAAGGGACAGGAGTGGAAATCCGTTTTCGTGCTGAATTGCGTCGACGGTTGCATCCCCTCCGACCTTGGCGTCGGCAGCACGTCGGAAATCGAGGAAGAACGGCGGCTTCTTTACGTCGCGATGACACGCGCCAAGGACAGCCTGCATCTGATCACGCCGCAGCGCTTCTTTACGCACGGGCAAAACGCCCAAGGCGATCGCCATGTCTATGCCTCGCGCACACGTTTTATTCCGGCGACGCTGTTGCAATTTTTTGAGTGCTCGGCATGGCCGGCCGCCACGGCATCAGCCGCCGGGCAGCGTGACGCAAGGCAAATCCGCATCGATGTCGGCGCCCGAATGCGCGGCATGTGGCGATAG
- the dinB gene encoding DNA polymerase IV, with translation MRKIIHIDMDAFYASVEQRDNPELRGKPVAVGYPEARGVIAAASYEARKFGVHSAMPSITAKRKCPDLIFVPHRFDVYRAVSQQIREIFAQYTPLIEPLSLDEAYLDVTENLKGIELATVIAEEIRAKIKAETNLTASAGISYNKFLAKMASDQRKPDGLFVITPKNGPAFVETLPVKKFHGVGPATAEKMHKIGIETGADLKARDLAYLQQHFGKAGPYFYWIARGIDEREVKPDRPRKSIGAEDTFREDIHDFATARAALQPLMDKVWRYCEANGFRGKTVTLKVKYSDFVQITRSRTISMPIISPAEIAEIVALLLSPMFPLTKGIRLLGITLSSLETTEQGHEPQLDLGI, from the coding sequence GTGCGAAAAATCATCCATATCGACATGGACGCCTTCTACGCTTCCGTCGAGCAGCGGGACAATCCGGAACTTCGCGGCAAGCCCGTCGCCGTCGGTTATCCGGAAGCACGCGGCGTGATCGCGGCTGCGAGTTACGAGGCGCGCAAGTTCGGCGTGCATTCAGCGATGCCCTCCATCACCGCTAAGCGGAAGTGCCCCGACCTCATATTCGTGCCGCACCGCTTTGACGTCTACCGCGCCGTATCGCAGCAGATCCGCGAGATCTTCGCGCAGTATACGCCGCTGATCGAGCCTCTCTCGTTGGACGAGGCTTACCTGGATGTGACGGAAAATCTCAAGGGCATCGAATTGGCAACGGTGATCGCAGAAGAGATCCGCGCGAAAATCAAGGCGGAAACCAACCTCACCGCTTCAGCCGGCATCTCCTACAACAAGTTCCTCGCTAAAATGGCGTCCGATCAGCGAAAACCCGACGGGCTCTTCGTGATCACGCCGAAGAACGGCCCCGCCTTCGTCGAAACCCTGCCCGTGAAGAAGTTCCATGGCGTCGGCCCAGCGACGGCAGAAAAGATGCACAAAATTGGTATAGAAACGGGCGCTGATTTGAAGGCGCGCGATCTTGCCTACCTGCAACAGCATTTTGGTAAGGCGGGGCCGTATTTCTACTGGATTGCACGCGGCATCGACGAGCGCGAGGTTAAGCCGGATCGGCCCAGAAAATCGATTGGCGCTGAAGATACGTTCCGAGAAGACATTCATGATTTCGCGACCGCGCGAGCGGCTCTGCAGCCCCTGATGGACAAGGTCTGGCGCTACTGTGAGGCGAATGGCTTTCGCGGCAAGACAGTTACCTTGAAGGTCAAATACTCGGATTTCGTGCAGATCACCCGCAGCAGGACTATTTCCATGCCGATCATAAGTCCTGCCGAGATTGCGGAGATCGTGGCGCTATTGCTGTCACCGATGTTCCCGTTGACGAAAGGCATTCGGCTGTTGGGCATTACCCTCTCATCGCTCGAAACAACCGAACAGGGGCACGAGCCACAGCTAGATTTGGGTATCTGA
- a CDS encoding DUF4168 domain-containing protein: MITRYTTVASLTAAVFSLMALSPASALEVAQAQEAQPTQTQPDAQGANTAISDQKIEAFAVAYLQVDKVRQEYSAKIQATADAAAKEKLQTEASKEMVEAVQASPDISIEEYTTILKAAQNDPALAKKVQEKLQGPAPAQQ; this comes from the coding sequence ATGATCACTCGCTATACAACCGTTGCATCGCTGACCGCTGCAGTCTTCAGCTTGATGGCTCTCAGCCCGGCCTCCGCCCTGGAAGTTGCCCAAGCGCAAGAAGCACAGCCGACGCAGACGCAACCGGACGCCCAGGGGGCAAACACTGCCATCAGCGACCAGAAGATCGAAGCCTTCGCAGTGGCCTACCTCCAGGTCGACAAGGTAAGGCAGGAATATTCCGCCAAAATACAGGCGACGGCCGACGCCGCAGCGAAAGAAAAGCTGCAGACCGAAGCCAGCAAGGAAATGGTCGAGGCCGTGCAGGCCTCGCCGGATATATCGATCGAAGAATATACGACAATCCTGAAGGCCGCACAGAACGATCCGGCGTTGGCCAAGAAAGTTCAGGAAAAACTTCAGGGCCCGGCGCCGGCGCAGCAATAG
- the ssuD gene encoding FMNH2-dependent alkanesulfonate monooxygenase translates to MTAAKNPIDFLWFIPTAGDGIYLGSNELTRAPDHRYLREIASAVDRLGYSGVLLPTGVACEESFVTAAALATHTESLKFLVAIRPGTASPAYYARLATALDRVSDGRLLLNIVVGGSPSELAGDGIFLPHDERYDHAEEFFTVWEDLLSKGQADLNGKHIRAKNARLGFRPTQWPRPPLYFGGSSDAAIEFAAGRVDKYLTWGEPPAQAKEKIDAVRAAAARKGRELSFGIRLHFIVRETDEEAWAAADRLISRLSDETIRETQARFATESDSVGQRRMAALHNGRRDKLEVSPNLWAGVGLVRAGAGTALVGSPETVAARLREYQQIGIETVIGSGYPHLEEAYRIAELLFPKLGLGKAAKNENERSEFGDSAVFAGGGHSGGFRAASGS, encoded by the coding sequence ATGACCGCAGCAAAGAACCCCATCGACTTTCTCTGGTTTATTCCGACCGCCGGCGATGGCATTTATCTCGGCTCGAATGAGCTGACGCGGGCGCCGGATCACCGCTATCTTCGCGAGATCGCCAGTGCGGTCGACCGGCTTGGCTATTCGGGCGTGCTGCTGCCCACGGGGGTTGCTTGCGAGGAATCCTTCGTGACGGCCGCGGCCCTCGCCACCCATACGGAGAGCCTGAAGTTCCTGGTGGCGATCCGGCCGGGAACCGCTTCGCCGGCTTATTATGCCCGCCTCGCGACCGCGCTCGATCGGGTTTCCGACGGCCGATTGCTTCTGAACATCGTGGTCGGAGGCAGCCCGAGCGAGCTTGCCGGCGACGGCATCTTCCTGCCGCATGACGAACGCTACGATCACGCAGAAGAATTCTTCACCGTTTGGGAGGACCTGCTTTCGAAAGGGCAGGCTGATCTTAACGGCAAGCATATCCGCGCGAAGAACGCACGCCTCGGCTTTCGGCCCACGCAATGGCCGCGCCCGCCGCTCTATTTCGGTGGCTCGTCCGATGCTGCAATCGAATTTGCGGCTGGGCGGGTCGATAAATATCTCACCTGGGGAGAGCCGCCGGCGCAGGCGAAGGAGAAAATCGATGCTGTTCGTGCCGCCGCGGCGCGAAAGGGCAGAGAGCTGTCTTTTGGCATTCGCCTGCATTTCATCGTGCGTGAGACCGACGAAGAGGCCTGGGCTGCCGCAGACAGGCTCATTTCCAGACTTTCGGACGAGACGATCCGCGAGACGCAGGCCCGCTTCGCGACCGAGTCGGACTCCGTCGGCCAGCGGCGTATGGCGGCGCTGCACAACGGGCGGCGCGATAAGCTGGAGGTCTCGCCTAATCTTTGGGCCGGGGTCGGGCTCGTGCGCGCCGGAGCAGGAACGGCACTCGTCGGTTCGCCGGAAACGGTGGCGGCGCGGTTGAGGGAATATCAGCAAATCGGCATCGAGACCGTCATCGGTTCCGGCTATCCGCACCTCGAAGAAGCATATCGGATCGCCGAGCTGCTGTTTCCGAAACTCGGTCTTGGAAAGGCCGCTAAAAACGAAAATGAACGCAGCGAATTTGGCGATTCTGCCGTTTTCGCAGGGGGCGGTCATTCCGGAGGCTTTCGCGCCGCCTCTGGCTCCTGA